Below is a genomic region from Brassica oleracea var. oleracea cultivar TO1000 chromosome C9, BOL, whole genome shotgun sequence.
GTTAACACTATATATATCATTAACTACTAAGAAAAGTTATTAATGCTTTTCTAGGCTACGAAAAACAATTAGACAGGTGTCAAAAGTTTTTTCTTATTCTTTAATATAAATTTCATAATTTAAGTTCTAAAGAATTGTGTTGTAAGGAAAAATATTTGATATATAAGTTCGTTTGGTAATAACAAAAAAACTTAATTTTTGTATTACTCTTTATATAAATTTTTGTAGGCTATGAAGGCTTAAGAACTAAACAATATTTTTCTTCTTTTCATTTTATTAACAAAACAATTTTGAATAGATGCGTCTCTTTGCTATTAATAAAAAAAATCAACACTTTTAAAAAATCATTACTTTCCGATTTATAGCAAAAACATACAATACTTAGGACATAATATATATCAAATTTTGATTTAAATTGTTGTCCAAGTAATACGGACTAAGAGTATATCTTGCACTTTTATGTTGGATCACAATATAAATATACATTGAGTCATTTAAAGAAAGTCTCATTTAATGAGATCGCCGAATATTAATTTAATGTGATCGCTGAGTATTAAATTTATCATATCATATACATTTATGTTTGAGTCAATATAAGTTTTCCTAACAATTAGATTTTACTAATTTTTCAATTGATTCTTACGTTGTCACGAAAGCCAGATTGACATTCTAATTAAATAACACCTAAGAAAAAAAATTAATTAATACAAACTTTATGTTATAACTTTTTAAATGTTTCTCTATTAATATATAAGAGATTTTTTCGAATTAATATACATGAGATTCTTTCAAGAGAAATTCTCTCGGATAGATTTTTTTAAGTTTTTGTCACAAAAATAGCCTTCAATGAAGAAAATGACTAAAATAAGTTTTAGTAAAGGGTAAAAATATATTTTGGGGATATAGTTTCAAATTATTAAAAATAAAAAGTAAATATTTAAAATTTCAAAATAAAATGGGCTATTTTGTTCATTTTTTCGGACTATTTCTGTGACAAAGTTCCATATTGGTTTTAATAATCGACAAACACATCATTTTCATTTTTGTAAAATTACAACAAACCTTTAATCCAAGATTTTGTTAATCCAATCACAGAAAAAAATTATGTATTTCTATTTTTACTTGTTTCAAAAAAGGACTCGACTTGCGTAATAGTTGTCGACAAGAGCATATTCTCCGTCAACATCAGGTCATCACATACATCGTAATAGTTGTCTTGCGTAATAGTTGTCGACAACAAAATCTTTGATCCAATCACATAGACACAAAATAAAGCGTTTCTTATTTCAACATTTCGTTCATCATGTCATCAAATACATTATCGTCGACAAGAGCATTCTCTAGCTTTCCTGACTTCATTTCTGGATCCAGCATTGCAAGGTCTCCCACACACCCTCGACTGTTGACAACCTGTTGTCGGTACAATGAATCCATCACAGCACTCTCCAGGAAAACAAACAGGGAGACCAGGACAAAGGGAGTGATTGTGCCTTTACTCCGGCCCTTAATTCTGAGTTTAGAGATATCAAATGTGCGAAACACCAAACAAATAGTTCCCTGAACACAGCACCATTTTCACTTGTTCTTGGGAGAGAAATTAGAATCCAAGAAAAGGAACAAAAAAGAGAAAAAAAAACACATCACACATAATGCTACAACACAACAAGAAACCATCAAAAAATAGAGAGCATGGCGATGGCTACAGCCACCAGCAGCGGGAAGAAGAACACTTGTCCTTGTACAGCCCCACCGTAATAAGGCTCTATCATAATCGGAAACCTGCACGTCCCCGTCGAAGGATCCGTCTTGGTCACCTCAGATATATTCGGAAACTTGCACGCCGTATCCAGCTGGTCATTTATCTGATAATAACTGTTAAACGCATAAGATATATTATCCTTCCCGTCCAGATTCCCACACGACGTCCCAACCCCGAGACTCGTGCAATCCCCGAGGCTACACGCGTAGCTCACGCTAGGCGCCACCTGAGGATCGTCCAGCCTCACGTTAGGCTTCATCACACACCACTTCCTCTGCAGATACCTCACACCTTTGGCTTGTATCAAAGCCCCCGTGTTGGTCGTTCCCAAGTTCAACACGTATTTTGGCAACCCGTCGAACGTGAATATCCCCCAGTGTCTCTCGAAGTAACCAGGCTGAACGCTTTTGGCGTCCTCGTCTATAAGGCTGAAGAGATAGGCATCTATTGGGCCGGGCCTCCTCGGAGTGCCTTTCCCGCCTGAGATGTGGGCCATGAAGCCTTGGTTGAACTTCCTAGCGAACTCCACGTTAGCGTTCTTGTCCCCATCCGTAGGCCATCCGATCTCGCCGACTATGATCGGCATGTTTCCGAAGCCGTTCTTCTCGAGGGCGTGGACCAGAGTGTCGTAGTTTGCGTCGAACATGTTGTAGTAGAATGTTCCACCGTCGCTGACCGGCTGCGAGTTGCCGTCGAAGAAGGCATAGTCCACTGGGAAGTTGGCGTCGTTGTAGAGACTGATGAAAGGGTAGATGTTGACGGTGAAGGGGCCGCCGTTGTCGCTCAAGAACTTGACGATTGTGATCATGAGGTCGCGGATGTTAGCTCTGAAGTCGCCTCCGGAGGGGAAGGTGTTGGAGCTTTCGTAGACATCGGCGTTTAGGGGACAGGTGACTTTCACTTGGTTCTGAAGACCGGCTTTTATTAAGGCGATTTGGATGTTTCTCAGCGCGGGGAATGTAGTGGTGAGATAGCTTCCGTTGTAAGTGGACAGGAAAGGCTCGTTGCCAACAGCCACGTACCTGTGCAACGAAACAGAATCAGGGATGCAACTTCAGTTGTCTATTCATAGAGTAAAGTCATGAGCTTTGTGCTCATTTTTCTCAGACAAAGACAGATCCAAACTACTTTGACTGTCTAAGAGAATTCAAACTCAAAGTGCAACAAAACCGAACCAGAGGAACAAACTCAGCTATCTACTTTAGTTTGTCTGATTATACAGTAAAGACATGACCTTTATGTTAATTTATCTCAGACAGAGACAGATCCAACCTACTTTAACTGTATACGAGAATTCAAACTCAAGGGCAACAAAACCGAACCAGAGAATCAAACTGAGCTTCTTTTTCTTTTGTAACTGAAACTCAACTTTCCACTTTAGCTGTTTGATTATACAATAAAGACATGGACTTTAAGTAGACTTCTCTCAGACAAAGAGAGATCCAGCTTACTTCAACTGTCTACAAGAATCCAAACTCAAGTCTCACTGATTCCAGTTCCTAACTAGTACAGTAACAAATGTGGAACCCTAAAAAGAAAAGTTGATAAAAGGTAAATAGAAAGAAAGGGGAAACCAACCTGATGTTGACGTTATCGGTTTTGATGTGAGTAGAAACATTTTTAGCAACCCATTTCTCAGCGGCTTTGAGGCTAGAGGCGAGAGAGGCTAGCATCTCGTTCGGGATACCAACCATAACCTCGATTCCTGATTTGCCCAGAGCTCTGAGAGTGTCGTACTCCGCGTCGAATAGCTTTACTTTCTGAATACCATTCTCTCTCAGCATCCTCACCACTATATCTGGTGGAAGAGGGTGCGACGCCTGCGTTCCCCAGTTCGCTCCAATCGAACTTGCTTTAGGACAAATCACCGCCGCCACCGTCAATACTATCACCGCCACGAAACTCCACCTCATCTCAAGGGTCTCCGATCTGAGACTTCGTCAAACAGAAAAAAGGTACACAACACTGTGAACTATGAGCTTTTTGAGCTTTGAGCTTTGCTGTACTGTCTGCTCCAGTCACCAGTGCGTATTAAAGCGACCACGCACGAGCTAGTGTGACCGCTGTTTTTGGCAAACACACAACGACAAAAATGACACGTAAGCATCGATGTCTTTGGTTTGTGGTCCCTTTCTCTTAACGGATAAGTGGGCTTCTCTATCACAGGCCCATTTTTTCCTTGAATTATTTCTATGTTCATACCATGTCGGTAGTACATTTTATAATCGATCCATATCACTCTGAATAGCAGGGTAGAGAGACTTTGAAGCATCTCCACAAAATGCTACATGAGTAAATCCAAGCTTCTTGAATTGCTATACATCCATACAAAGTACCATTGCATTTGACTTTAGTAAAGAAAGGATCACATTCCATTCTTGTTCATTGTCTATGGCTGAAACTGGAATGTTTTTTTTTTTTGGTGTGAGAATACAATAATGTGGAATTAGTTATTCATGAGTTTTTCGAAAAAAATACCAACTACCTAAAAAACAAAAAAAAAATTGATTCCACGCATCTATATTATTAAAAGAGAAGTACAAAATAAAATTATCCCTTAATTTTGCAAATTATTTACACTTTCATTCCACTGATATATTTAATGATTCTAAATTTAAGTTTTCTTTGTTTTTTTTCCAATTTAATTAATGCAACTAAAATAATTAATAACCTGCCTTTTAGGATTCTGTATCTTTTTCTATTTAATTAATGCATATTTCTAAATCTAATTTTAACCAAACATCATAGCAACAATTATTTAAGAAAATCAATTTGTCATTACTGTCATATGGATATATTACGGATTCTTTACTTTCAAATATTAAACCTACTATCATTGATGTACATAACTGTAACCTAGAAGATTAGAACTTTCTTTCATATAAACCACAACAATTCAGGGTTTTATGTATAAAATTCAAACCAATTATACAAATTAATATATTCATACGTATGTATTATTTTAGTTATCTTATACCCAAATCGTTTTTGTAGTATTTCTAAACAAACAAAATCAAAGATATAAAAATCAAAACCATAATATCTTTATTTATCTTTCAAAAGGATAATTAAGGAGATTTAACATTTTACCAAAAAAAAAGGATAATTAAGGAGAAATCATGGGTCAAAAAACAAAATAAATTACCCGATATATAGTATAAAATTATTATGTTTAGAGATGCCATATTAAAAAATTATTTAATATATAATTTTAAACTTATATATTACTATATACAAAATAAATATTTATTTATAAAAGAAAAACAAAAACCCGCGCGGGTCAAAGCTCTAGTAATAACACAATTAAAAACAAATACATATCTCATTTTTTTGATTCTTTAAACTACCACTATTTCATTCCATTTTATGTCATTGATTCAACACATTTTTTAATTGAATTACCAGTAACATCCTATATCATTTTTCTTACAAATAATTGCTTTCAGTCGATATGTTTGGAATATGCCATCTTTTGTTATTGGGGAAAAGATAGCATCTCCATACATCCAAGAAAATAAATTAGATATAGTTGTAGTGTAGTTATTGAGAAGAAAAACAATATTGAGGAGAGAATTTGATATTCTCTCCGTTTCAGAATAATACATGTTTATGATTTTCATCTTTATTAGTAAAACATAATCAATCTTAGTTATTATTGCATAGTTTTTTGTAATTTTATATTTCTTACATTTCTAAATCAATAATATTTCAAGAAATGCAATTAATGTTCTTAAAATTCACAAATTTTTTTATTAGTTAACAAAAATTGTACTGGAAATATAAAAATACATCTTTTGAATTTTCTAGAGTATTTAACTTTTTGAAACGGAGAAAGTATAATTTAATCTAATAAAAACTCATTAAAACATATTCCTAATCATATATTTTTTTTAACACCGAAAAATTTGATTACATTAACTTGAACATATTACATAAGCCGGCGATTGAGTTAATCCCGTAATCAAAGCTGGCTGACAAACACATCAGTCACCGGAATCATAAGCCCACACATGGGAATCAACTTGAAAGACAACTAAACTTAAAGGCTACAAAACCCAAAACTAATTCAAATAGATGAAGATCAAAAGAAACCCAGACATCTTAGAACAATTATGCATGTTGATTCAGAGAAGAACCTTTGTGAAACACAAACGGTGGAGTTACCACATGACCAAAACCACCGAGAAGAAGGACCTCTTATAGTGAATAGCCCAACAATTTCAAAGAACACAACTTCAATCACCGGCGAGACAGAACAACAGAATGTTCCTACGCTTGACCGGAAGAGACGGAGTCGGATAACACGACATGCAACGCCACAAGGAAGCTTGACACTAGGATAGATCTCGATCAGATCTGAAGGTAAATGACAAGGAGCCAATCCAATTGACTCTGTATTCAACCGAAATGCAGAAGATCGATACAAAGCCGATACAAAGATAACTCGAAACCAACATGCAGAATCATTCAATCCGAAGCTAGGGCTTCAAAAAAATAGATCTCATCTAAAACGACTAGAAATGATATGCACCAACAACCGATTGAAGCGCATGATGATCGGCTCCAACTTCGATCCCTTCAGAGAAGAGATCTACTGTTAAGTAGAAGGAATCAAAGGAGAGATCATCCTCGTTCATCACGGAAAAGATAAAATGATTAAACCCGAGTCTGACTCTGTGAAAGCCACCGGAGTCGGAGAACGAAGATCTGATTTTGTAACTTTCTAGAGAGAAGGTAGAGGTTTTTTCTAATCATATTTAATAGAACCGCATTTTGGAACTAAAATGGATATAGATAGAATTATAAAAGTTAACAAAAAAAGATGGAATTATAAAACACACCTAACCCCCAAAATATTATCAATCAAACCCAACCCGAAAACATATAAATCTTAAATCCGAAAATCGAAAAAATCTGAACCGAACCGACAATTTTGTTCGTCTACAATATTTGTAACATTTATATGTTTTTTTTTCACGCAGTTACGTTTTATATTTTTGTGTATATATTTTTGAAACTAGGTGTTCTGCCCGCACATGCGGGCATAGTGTTCTTATAGATATTTATCTGTTTATAACTATTAAATCAAAACCAACATAATAAATTATTAATTATGTTTTTAAAAAGATAAATCAAACATTAAACTTTATATTTTATAATAAAAAATATTATTTCAGATAAAACAAAACATATTTAAGAATTATCTTATGTTTTAAAAATATATTTTATTTTTGAGAATTTTATTATATTTACTTATAGTCAATTATCAAATATAACATATAAACAAAATATTATTAATATATATATTCATTAGTTTTATCAAAATATATATATTCTTATTGTTGTGTTAAATTTTAAAAACAGTCACATATATTTTATAAAATATATTTATTTGTTTGATTAGCATTTAACTATAAATTGTTTTATATTTAACTATAAATTTTATAATAAAATGTTATTTTCAGATAAAAAAATATATCTAAGAATTATCTTATGTTTTAAAACATGTTTTTTTATTTTTGAAAATTTTATTATATTTATTTATAGTCAATTATCTAATATAATATATAAATATAATAGTATTAATAGAAAATCGTTTTTAATTATTTATATTATAGATAATTCTTATTATTATTAATTTTAATCACTTATTTAATCAGATATATTTTAAATTCGTTTTTATTTTTGACTAATTTATATAATTTATTGATTAAGGGTATAAATGATTTATTATTAATTTTAAATCACTTTTTAATAAGATAGATTTTAAATTCGTTTTTATTTTTTGACTAATTTATATAATTATTCATTAAGGGTATAAACGATATTAACCGCTCTAACTTTTAACGTGAGAGCTCCGTTGCAAAAATTTACTTCACAAATAATAGTATAGATTTTAATCACTTATTTAATCAGATATATTTTAAATTCGTTTTTATTTTGACTAATTTATATAATTTATTCATTAAGGATATAAACGATTTATTATTAATTTTAAATCACTTTTTAATAAGATAGATTTGAAATTCGTTTTTATTTTTTGACTAATTTATATAATTATTCATTAAGGGTATAAACGATATTAACCGCTCTAACTTTTAACGTGAGAGCTCCGTTGCAAAAATTTACTTCACAAATAATAGTATAGATTTTAATCACTTATTTAATCAGATATATTTTAAATTCGTTTTTATTTTGACTAATTTATATAATTTATTCATTAAGGATATAAACGATTTATTATTAATTTTAAATCACTTTTTAATAAGATAGATTTGAAATTCGTTTTTATTTTTTGACTAATTTATATAATTATTCCATTAAGAGTATAAACGATATTAACCGAAGGGTATAAACGATATTAACCGCTATAACTTTTAACGTGAGAGCTCCGTTGCAAAAATTTACTTCGCAAATAATAATATAGATTTTAAATATTTGATTTTAAGTTTTGTTAATTAAACAAAATTTGTTTAATTTATTTATTATTTTTGACTTGTTGGAAGACTGAAGAAAAAGCAATTTGTGGGGAAAAAAATACAGTTGCTAGTGTAGGAATTGTTGCGAGAGGCAAGATCAAAACCCTACTTCGATCGATCACTAGGAGAAGAAGAAGACGATGCCTAGATTCGGGGCTGGGAACAGATCCGTCTCCAAGCTCGTGATCACCATCTGTGTTGCTGCTATCCTGGTACACGATTCCTTCCTTCGATCCATCCGTATAATCTGTTCATGATTTGGTTTCGGAATTTGCAATTCTCATTTCTCAATCGACTTTGCTTGATTTGTTCGTGACCAGTTCTTGCCATCTCTATCGTATGGAGCTCCACGTGGAAAGAGTTCTGTGTTTTCCTTGTTCAATCTCAAGGAAAAGAGCAGGTTTTGGAGCGAGTCTGTCTTTCGTAGCGGTACGTTATGTTCTGTTCTATCTGCTTGGTTTTGGATTTTCATGTGACATCATTACCCTTTTCATAACACTTGTTTGATGTTTATCAGAGTTTGCTGATCTGGAGTCTTCAGCCCACTCGAACTCCGGTGTGGTGAATTACACAAAGGCAGGAACCATTGCGAGTTACCTAGAGCTTATGGAAGTTGATGCTGTCTATCTCCCTGTGCCTGTCAATTTCATTTTCATTGGGTTTGATGGAAAAGGAAACCAAGGTAAATTACATTCTCTGTCTGTTCAGGCTTTTCTTTGAGATTTGGAGTCATCATTTGATTTTCTATTTTATTTCCATAGACTTCAAACTTCTTCCTGAGGAACTTGAGCGTTGGTTCAGTAAACTTGATCACGTGTTCGAACACACGCGAGTTCCTCATACCAAAGAAGTTCCCAATCCCTTCTACAAGACTAACATTGAAAAGGAGTTGAGACACCATCTTCCTATCATCAGTCGCCTCAACTACAAGTATAGTCATCTTTTTTGGCTGTTCATTCGCAATGGTGGTGTTGGTTTTATTTACCTAGACGATAAATTGGGGATTTATTTTCCTTTTGTCAGCTTTTCTGTTCATGCTATACAAATGGGGGAAAAGGTGACACAAGTAATCGAACGCGCCATCAATGTTTTAGCACGCAAGGATGACGTTTCTAGGTAATGCAGTTTGTCTTGTGGAAGTCCGTTACTGGTTAGTTTTATGCAGAGAGATCTGAGCCTGCATACCAATTGTTTCTGGAAACTTTATTTCACTCGTCATAGCTGGTTGCAACTTTTTTTTGTTTAAGTGGTGTTGTCTGATTCTCAGTTTTGGTGTCATATCTAAATGATTCTATCTCTATTTTTATCCTTGGTGACAGAGATGAGGAAAATGGTCTAAGACAAGTTGATGTTGAGATGATGGAATTCATTTTCTCTAGCCTTGTCGAATATTTTCATCTCGGGGATGCATACAATGTATTTGTTCTGAATCCTAAACGTGATATTAAAAAAGGCATATATGGATACCGGTGAGCACCTGTCGTATCATTTTATTATATTACGGACAAAGAACATACAAGACTTACAAATGGATTTTGCAGGAGAGGGTTTTCAGACTCCGAGATATCTTATCTGAAAGAGGTGATTCTAGTTCTCTCAAGTGATCTCTTCGGTTAAGTTTTCTGTCAAGTTCTTGTATGTCAATGGCAAGTTCATATGACTCTTTTTATTCTTTTCGCAGAACAAGGACGTTATTAAAAAACTTCTTCAGTCAGGAAAGCCGTCAGAAACTATTTTAGGTAGAGAAAGGCAAATAACAGCGATTTTTTTCCATTGATGATTTACATTCCAGTTTCTTATCTGATACCTGCTGGATATGTTGTAGCATTTGATATGGTGAGGAAGCCATTGTACCAGAAACATCCAATGCTTAAATTTTCCTGGACAAATGCGGAGGAGACTGATATGGTTTGTTATTTTTGCTGCACATTCAAGTTTTTTTATTCCATTGATTAGCCTTAATGTTTGTAAGATATGGCAAAAGCTTATTATGGCATTTTGTTTAGTTCTGTGTGGTCGTTTCAGAGACTATACTCATATTTGAGAACCAGACCCTTTGTTCTGTAGAATTTCCGTTCAGTTATGTCTTACAGTGTTGGCTATTTGTGTTACAGTGTTGATTGTTGTCTTGCTTTCAGGCCGAGTGGTACAATGCATGCCAGGATGCTCTTAACAAATTGGAACAGCTATCCCATGGTAAAGATGCAGCCGAGCTCATTCAGAGTAAGGTTTTGCAGGTATCGATCTTCTTTTATTTTAGCTCAATACTATCTGGTCCCAGAACTTTTATTCTAAATAGATTTCCGTACATGTGATTAACTTTGAATTTTTCTGAATGGAAATTTCAAGTTGCTTCACGGGAAGAATGAAGATATGAAGATTTTTCTGGAAAAGGGTTTAAAAGCTGGAGATATTAGCAATCTTAACGCAGAATGTCTGACTGATACTTGGATCGGAAAGGGCAGGTTGATTTTCTGAAGCTCTCAATGCATGTGTGTACATGTATTTAACCTTTTATTTCTGGCTTAGAGCGCCATCTTATGCGTGGCAACAAATGACAAAGAGTTTTCATGATTTTGTGAATACTTCCTGTCAGGTGGGCATTCATCGATTTAACTGCTGGCCCTTTTTCGTGGGGACCTTCTGTCGGTGGGGAAGGAGTGCGGACGGAACTTAGTTTGCCAAATGTGGGAAAGACCATTGGTGCAGTTGCAGGTACTGTTCGCAATAAAATCTTCTGCATTGTGGCTCCTAAGTAGTAAACCTCGTGACTATTGACCGTACTTTCAAATGTACAATTCTAGTAATCTATGGACACCTCTCTGCCATTCTCTGGCATTCCTTCATTTGCACAAAACGTTTCCTGAATTTCCGTTAATTTTGTGTTCACGATTTTTTTCTTGCTAGAAATATCTGAAGATGAAGCAGAAGAAAGACTTCAAGTTGCAATTCAGGATAAATTTTCTGTATTTGGAGAGGTGTGTTTTGGTTGGTGGAATAAGAAACCATTGGATTTCATCAAAATAGCTTTATCATGGGAGTCCTGGAGTTTTCTTTGGGCCCTGTTGTACTCCAGTACAAACAAAAATATGAGTAACAAAAAAAAGTTGAACAACCAAATCCCTAGTACTTTGGAATTACAGCAGTGGGAGGCTTACCATAAGATAGTGATCATCTTAGACAATTATAGAATTTGGGTATAGGACTCAGGGATTCTTAAGATTAAGGAATCATCTTAGACAAAGCTCCACGAAAACTAGCTTCTCTATATTACATGACCTATAGAGGTGAACATGTTACTTGCTAAGTAAGGATCTAGATTCTTGAGCTGT
It encodes:
- the LOC106315508 gene encoding glucan endo-1,3-beta-glucosidase 6, with protein sequence MRWSFVAVIVLTVAAVICPKASSIGANWGTQASHPLPPDIVVRMLRENGIQKVKLFDAEYDTLRALGKSGIEVMVGIPNEMLASLASSLKAAEKWVAKNVSTHIKTDNVNIRYVAVGNEPFLSTYNGSYLTTTFPALRNIQIALIKAGLQNQVKVTCPLNADVYESSNTFPSGGDFRANIRDLMITIVKFLSDNGGPFTVNIYPFISLYNDANFPVDYAFFDGNSQPVSDGGTFYYNMFDANYDTLVHALEKNGFGNMPIIVGEIGWPTDGDKNANVEFARKFNQGFMAHISGGKGTPRRPGPIDAYLFSLIDEDAKSVQPGYFERHWGIFTFDGLPKYVLNLGTTNTGALIQAKGVRYLQRKWCVMKPNVRLDDPQVAPSVSYACSLGDCTSLGVGTSCGNLDGKDNISYAFNSYYQINDQLDTACKFPNISEVTKTDPSTGTCRFPIMIEPYYGGAVQGQVFFFPLLVAVAIAMLSIF